A window of Juglans regia cultivar Chandler chromosome 7, Walnut 2.0, whole genome shotgun sequence contains these coding sequences:
- the LOC108995091 gene encoding endo-1,3;1,4-beta-D-glucanase-like isoform X1, translating to MSSSQCFENPPSLSPTSGAGNVQDLGGLQTYLAGPPHSKLAILLISDVFGYEAPNLRKLADKVAAAGFFVAVPDFFFGDPIIRFDDPQFDRESWGKAHNTDKGYEDAKAIIAALKSKGASAIGAAGFCWGGKVAVKLASSTDIKAAVLLHPSRVTEDDINDVKVPIAILGAEKDHVSPPEQMKQFGEKLSVKSEFDSLVKIFPGVAHGWTVRYKVEDELAVRSAEEAHLDMLNWLTKCVK from the exons ATGTCAAGCTCTCAGTGCTTTGAGAACCCACCGAGCCTTAGCCCAACCTCTGGAGCAGGGAACGTCCAAGACCTTGGAGGCCTTCAAACCTATCTCGCTGGCCCTCCCCACTCTAAGCTCGCCATTCTTCTCATTTCCGATGTCTTTG GGTATGAAGCACCGAATTTAAG GAAACTTGCAGACAAAGTCGCAGCAGCAGGATTTTTTGTGGCAGTTCCTGATTTTTTCTTCGGTGACCCCATTATTAGGTTTGATGACCCTCAGTTTGATCGAGAATCATGGGGAAAAGCTCACAACACA GATAAAGGATATGAAGATGCCAAAGCCATTATTGCAGCTCTGAAGAGTAAAGGTGCTTCTGCCATAGGGGCTGCGGGTTTTTGCTGGGGAG GGAAGGTAGCAGTAAAATTAGCGAGTTCTACGGACATCAAGGCTGCAGTTCTGTTGCATCCCAGTCGGGTCACAGAAGATGACATCAATG ATGTGAAGGTTCCTATTGCCATATTGGGAGCTGAAAAGGACCATGTTTCCCCACCGGAACAAATGAAACAGTTTGGGGAGAAGTTGTCTGTAAAATCTGAG tTCGATAGCTTGGTAAAAATATTCCCTGGTGTGGCTCATGGATGGACAGTGAGGTACAAAGTTGAGGATGAGTTGGCTGTCAGGAGTGCTGAAGAGGCCCATTTGGACATGCTAAATTGGCTTACCAAGTGTGTCAAGTGA
- the LOC108995091 gene encoding endo-1,3;1,4-beta-D-glucanase-like isoform X2, translating to MSSSQCFENPPSLSPTSGAGNVQDLGGLQTYLAGPPHSKLAILLISDVFGYEAPNLRFDDPQFDRESWGKAHNTDKGYEDAKAIIAALKSKGASAIGAAGFCWGGKVAVKLASSTDIKAAVLLHPSRVTEDDINDVKVPIAILGAEKDHVSPPEQMKQFGEKLSVKSEFDSLVKIFPGVAHGWTVRYKVEDELAVRSAEEAHLDMLNWLTKCVK from the exons ATGTCAAGCTCTCAGTGCTTTGAGAACCCACCGAGCCTTAGCCCAACCTCTGGAGCAGGGAACGTCCAAGACCTTGGAGGCCTTCAAACCTATCTCGCTGGCCCTCCCCACTCTAAGCTCGCCATTCTTCTCATTTCCGATGTCTTTG GGTATGAAGCACCGAATTTAAG GTTTGATGACCCTCAGTTTGATCGAGAATCATGGGGAAAAGCTCACAACACA GATAAAGGATATGAAGATGCCAAAGCCATTATTGCAGCTCTGAAGAGTAAAGGTGCTTCTGCCATAGGGGCTGCGGGTTTTTGCTGGGGAG GGAAGGTAGCAGTAAAATTAGCGAGTTCTACGGACATCAAGGCTGCAGTTCTGTTGCATCCCAGTCGGGTCACAGAAGATGACATCAATG ATGTGAAGGTTCCTATTGCCATATTGGGAGCTGAAAAGGACCATGTTTCCCCACCGGAACAAATGAAACAGTTTGGGGAGAAGTTGTCTGTAAAATCTGAG tTCGATAGCTTGGTAAAAATATTCCCTGGTGTGGCTCATGGATGGACAGTGAGGTACAAAGTTGAGGATGAGTTGGCTGTCAGGAGTGCTGAAGAGGCCCATTTGGACATGCTAAATTGGCTTACCAAGTGTGTCAAGTGA
- the LOC108994999 gene encoding endo-1,3;1,4-beta-D-glucanase-like, with protein MSGPQCCSNPPTLNPSAGAGYVEPLGGLSSYVSGHPDSKLAIILISDVFGYEAPNLRKLADKVAAAGFYVVVPDFFHGDPFVYENADRPLPVWLKDHGTDKGFEDAMPVIEAVKNKGISGVGAAGFCWGAKVVVELAKSELIQAAVLLHPSFVTVDDIKGVKVPTAVLGAEIDKYSPIELLKQFEEVLAAKSEVDGYVKIFPKVSHGWTVRYDVEDEAAVKSAEESHQNLLEWFDKHVKRVGNVKLERRLSSGL; from the exons ATGTCAGGCCCTCAGTGCTGCTCCAATCCACCAACCCTGAACCCAAGTGCCGGTGCTGGCTATGTTGAACCGCTCGGTGGCCTCAGCAGCTACGTCTCTGGCCACCCCGACTCCAAGCTTGCCATCATTCTCATCTCCGACGTCTTTG GTTATGAGGCTCCAAACTTGAG GAAGCTTGCAGACAAGGTTGCAGCTGCTGGATTTTATGTTGTGGTCCCTGACTTCTTTCATGGAGATCCATTTGTGTATGAAAATGCTGATAGGCCTCTACCAGTTTGGCTGAAGGATCATGGAACG gATAAGGGATTTGAGGATGCAATGCCAGTAATTGAAGCTGTAAAAAATAAAGGTATTTCTGGAGTTGGGGCTGCAGGCTTTTGCTGGGGTG CCAAGGTTGTGGTTGAACTGGCAAAGTCTGAGCTTATCCAAGCTGCAGTGCTTTTACATCCTTCATTTGTCACTGTGGACGATATCAAAG GGGTTAAGGTTCCTACTGCAGTTCTAGGAGCCGAGATTGACAAATATTCTCCAATAGAACTCTTGAAACAGTTTGAGGAGGTCTTAGCAGCTAAATCTGAG GTGGATGGCTATGTTAAGATATTCCCGAAAGTTTCTCATGGTTGGACAGTTAGGTACGATGTTGAAGATGAGGCAGCTGTGAAGTCAGCTGAGGAGTCCCATCAGAACCTATTGGAATGGTTTGATAAGCATGTGAAGCGAGTAGGAAATGTCAAGTTAGAGAGACGTCTTTCGTCTGGCCTCTAg